From one Trifolium pratense cultivar HEN17-A07 linkage group LG1, ARS_RC_1.1, whole genome shotgun sequence genomic stretch:
- the LOC123899919 gene encoding protein BLISTER: MASAQVLPNNSASSRKQEHLEAGKRRLEEFRKKKAAERAKKAAPSGSVQNSDASQNQKQPSEVENVRVNESDGVTTSDGVGGTVIIDTGTSNQKNVNLYNQSSNQGSLAGATSLVRNDISTSSTSLVEEHSDIDEAKRYNASTSITSANISQNSEANRANDIYGIHTGVVGGFPYGTSNNQSNFLRSQESQEFDSSTSQSSLHGINESHSNKNNSSLKDYAVTDGSSPYFPSKIIRENYVDSLQKTKQTNSFTLDSSYSHGSVSGGLSNSTSSIFRETFRSDSDLPSLHGTTIPKYDSTGYEARNSSNHTPIHSVSTESSSRKSRPSFLDSINVTKPSMGSPFHQPEQDASKFSHLESSGNDASESTYFHKPPEETKTVGLFSNLTTAPVFNNNQDTLMIRAKENGMEKKHDYYSSSQNEDFSTLEQHIEDLTQEKFSLQRALEASRVLAESLATENSSLTDNYNNQRSVVNQLKSDMENLQQEIKAQLVELESIRSEYTNVQLECNAADERAKLLASEVIGLEEKALRLRSNELKLQKQLEIEQAEISSYRKKMSSLEKDRHDLQSTIDALQEEKKMLLSKLRKASGFGKAVESQTSKRDGSTSTEDLVNEDSAANFSNIEFNDNAPVHDAEASRDSVVPETTHSSFGVSPVNIPHDQIRVIENINALISELALEKEELMKSLAFESSESSRMKEINKELSRKLEVQTQRLELLTAQNMVNENIENISAKQPDSRATYENMPYADEGDEVVERVLGWIMKLFPGGPSRRRTSKLL, from the exons ATGGCGTCGGCTCAGGTGCTGCCGAACAACTCCGCTTCGTCGCGGAAGCAAGAGCATCTGGAAGCTGGCAAGCGTCGG CTGGAGGAGTTTCGTAAAAAGAAAGCCGCTGAGCGGGCCAAGAAGGCTGCACCGTCTGGCTCTGTTCAAAATTCTGATGCCAGCCAAAATCAGAAACAGCCTTCGGAAGTTGAAAATGTCCGAGTTAATGAGTCAGATGGAGTTACCACATCTGATGGTGTTGGAGGAACTGTTATTATTGACACTGGGACAAGTAACCAGAAGAATGTGAATTTGTATAACCAAAGTAGTAATCAAGGGTCTTTAGCTGGTGCAACTAGTCTTGTGAGAAATGATATTAGTACATCTTCTACTAGTCTGGTGGAGGAACATTCAGATATTGATGAAGCTAAAAGATATAATGCTTCTACATCTATTACATCTGCAAATATTAGTCAAAACAGCGAGGCAAATAGAGCGAATGATATATATGGAATTCATACCGGCGTTGTTGGTGGATTTCCATATGGAACATCAAACAACCAAAGTAATTTTCTACGTTCGCAAGAAAGTCAAGAATTCGATAGCAGTACTAGTCAGTCTAGCCTTCATGGAATCAATGAAAGCCATTCAAACAAGAATAATAGTTCTTTGAAGGATTATGCAGTTACTGATGGCTCTTCACCTTACTTTCCATCAAAAATCATACGTGAGAACTATGTTGATTCACTACAGAAAACTAAGCAGACAAATTCTTTCACTTTGGATAGTAGCTATTCACACGGTTCGGTTTCTGGAG GCTTGAGCAATTCTACCAGTTCTATATTTAGAGAGACCTTTAGATCAGATAGTGATTTGCCTAGTCTACATGGTACAACAATACCGAAATATGATTCTACTGGTTATGAGGCAAGGAATTCCTCTAACCACACACCAATACATTCAGTGTCAACGGAATCAAGTTCTAGAAAGTCACGTCCATCTTTTCTTGATTCTATAAATGTCACTAAACCTTCTATGGGGTCTCCATTTCATCAACCAGAGCAAGATGCCTCTAAGTTTAGTCATTTAGAATCAAGCGGCAATGACGCATCAGAGTctacttatttccataagccaCCTGAAGAGACAAAAACTGTGGGACTTTTCTCAAATCTTACAACTGCTCCAGTTTTTAATAATAATCAGGACACACTGATGATACGTGCTAAGGAAAATGGCATGGAGAAGAAACATGATTATTACTCATCTTCACAAAATGAAGATTTTTCTACTTTAGAACAG CATATTGAAGATCTAACACAAGAAAAATTTTCCTTGCAACGTGCTCTTGAGGCTTCTCGAGTATTAGCCGAGTCACTAGCCACTGAAAATTCATCTCTGACtgacaattataataatcaG AGAAGTGTCGTCAATCAATTAAAATCAGACATGGAGAACTTACAGCAAGAGATTAAAGCACAACTG GTTGAGCTGGAGTCTATTAGGAGTGAATATACAAATGTGCAACTTGAGTGTAATGCAGCTGATGAGCGTGCCAAGTTATTGGCATCTGAAGTCATTGGCTTAGAGGAGAAG GCACTCAGACTAAGATCAAATGAGCTAAAGCTTCAGAAGCAGTTGGAAATTGAACAAGCAGAAATTTCTTCATACAg AAAGAAAATGTCGAGCCTTGAAAAAGACCGCCACGATTTGCAGTCAACCATTGATGCTCTTCAAGAAG AAAAAAAGATGTTGCTGTCTAAGTTGCGAAAGGCTTCAGGGTTTGGGAAGGCTGTTGAGAGTCAAACAAGTAAAAGAGATGGTTCTACATCTACCGAGGATTTAG TGAATGAAGATTCTGCTGCAAACTTTTCCAACATAGAATTCAATGACAATGCTCCTGTTCATGATGCTGAAGCATCTAGAGATTCTGTAGTTCCTGAAACTACACACTCATCTTTTGGGGTTTCTCCTGTGAATATTCCTCATGATCAGATAAGAGTGATTGAGAACATCAATGCACTAATTTCTGAG CTGGCATTGGAGAAAGAAGAATTGATGAAATCTTTGGCATTTGAATCATCTGAGAGTTCTAGAATGAAG GAGATAAACAAGGAGTTGTCCCGGAAGCTAGAGGTCCAGACACAAAGATTAGAGCTTTTGACTGCTCAAAACATGGTTaatgaaaatattgaaaatatttcTGCAAAACAACCAGATTCTCGCG
- the LOC123899748 gene encoding PHD finger protein ING1 produces the protein MSFLEEFQANLESLPNILHKKYALLRDLDKSLQDNQRQNEQRCEQEIEDIRRGVRSGNITPDTSVIRFSDEALDEQKHSIRIADEKVGLAVQAYDLVDTHIQQLDQYLKKFDEELRRERENAAITGVHTSSPDGNTKSGKNEGGRGGRKKTRQTASTQTATAAALAAATEALATSVNPTGMDLDIPVDPNEPTYCFCNQVSYGEMVACDNPDCKIEWFHFGCVGLKEQPKGKWYCSTCAATRNRRRGK, from the exons ATGTCATTTCTTGAAGAATTTCAAGCCA ATTTGGAATCACTGCCCAATATTCTTCATAAGAAGTATGCCTTGTTGCGTGACCTAGATAAGAGTTTACAAG ATAATCAAAGGCAAAATGAACAGCGTTGTGAGCAAGAAATTGAAGATATTAGGCGAGGAGTAAGGTCTGGAAACATCACACCCGATACTTCAGTTATTAGATTCTCTGATGAAGCGCTTGATGAACAAAAGCATAGCATCAGGATTGCTGATGAAAAAGTTGGCTTGGCTGTCCAGGCATATGATTTG GTAGATACACATATACAACAACTTGATCAATATCTGAAAAAGTTTGATGAGGAGCTTCGgcgtg AAAGAGAAAATGCTGCAATAACTGGAGTGCATACTTCAAGTCCGGATGGCAATACAAAATCTGGAAAGAACGAAGGCGGTAGAGGAGGCAGAAAAAA AACACGCCAAACAGCATCTACCCAAACTGCAACAGCAGCGGCATTGGCAGCAGCAACAGAAGCACTAGCCACATCTGTAAACCCTACTGGCATGGATTTAGATATACCAGTTGATCCAAATGAACCAACATACTGCTTTTGCAACCAAGTTAGCTATGGAGAAATGGTTGCCTGCGATAACCCTGAT TGCAAAATAGAGTGGTTTCATTTTGGTTGTGTTGGCCTGAAAGAACAACCAAAAGGAAAATGGTACTGTTCAACTTGTGCAGCAACAAGAAATCGCCGGAGAGGCAAATGA
- the LOC123899838 gene encoding NADH dehydrogenase [ubiquinone] 1 alpha subcomplex subunit 13-B gives MTEAWIRKKPGMASVKDMPLLQDGPPPGGFAPVRFARRIPNTGPSALAIFLTTFGAFSWGMYQVGQGNKIRRALKEEKYAARRAILPVLQAEEDERFVKEWHKYLEYEADVMKDVPGWKVGESVYNSGRWVPPSSGELRPDVW, from the exons atgacGGAAGCGTGGATAAGGAAGAAGCCAGGAATGGCCAGCGTTAAGGACATGCCTCTTCTCCAAGACGGTCCACCTCCCGGCGGTTTCGCTCCAGTCCGGTTCGCTCGTCGTATCCCTAACACCGGTCCAAGTGCTCTTGCGATCTTTCTCACTACCTTTGGTGCTTTCTCTTGGGGCATGTATCAGGTTGGACAGGGTAACAAGATCCGAAG GGCACTGAAGGAAGAGAAATATGCTGCCCGGCGAGCAATACTGCCTGTGCTACAGGCTGAAGAAGATGAGAG ATTTGTTAAAGAGTGGCATAAATATCTTGAGTATGAGGCAGACGTCATGAAGGACGTCCCTGGTTGGAAGGTTGGTGAAAGTGTCTATAACTCTGGGAGATGGGTTCCCCCATCAAGCGGTGAGTTGCGTCCTGATGTCTGGTGA